The Apodemus sylvaticus chromosome 5, mApoSyl1.1, whole genome shotgun sequence genome has a segment encoding these proteins:
- the LOC127684160 gene encoding taste receptor type 2 member 134 yields MSFSRTFIFMAIFCMQSLAALLQNGFVATVLGREWVRSQGLPAGDMIVACLAASRFCLHIVATLNNFLASTMLWTLRAYFSILWDFINTVNTWFTTWLAIFYCVKISSFSHPIFFWIKWRVSRSVPRLLLGSLVIGGLSAISSATGKAIAFQMMACENCTIAYRMVAFYVYYFRCHAMLMWVTPFFLFLLSIILLMFSLYQHLEQMRYHGPRSHDYSTQAHTMALMSLAFFLIFYTSYVLLLTVSTTQVINVHNSWHWAWEVITYMGILLHSTILILSNPKMRKALKIKFPDFCIARS; encoded by the coding sequence ATGTCTTTCTCACGAACATTCATCTTCATGGCCATCTTCTGTATGCAGTCTCTAGCTGCTTTGCTGCAAAATGGCTTCGTGGCCACTGTGCTGGGCAGGGAATGGGTACGGAGCCAGGGACTCCCTGCAGGTGACATGATCGTGGCTTGCCTAGCTGCCTCCAGGTTCTGTCTGCATATAGTAGCCACCCTAAACAACTTCCTGGCCTCTACTATGCTTTGGACCTTAAGGGCCTATTTTTCTATCCTCTGGGACTTCATCAACACTGTCAATACCTGGTTTACCACCTGGCTTGCCATCTTCTATTGTGTAAAGATCTCTTCGTTTTCCCATCCCATCTTCTTCTGGATAAAATGGAGAGTTTCTCGGTCAGTGCCCAGGTTACTGCTGGGATCCCTGGTCATTGGTGGACTGTCTGCCATCTCCTCAGCCACTGGGAAGGCAATTGCCTTTCAGATGATGGCCTGTGAAAACTGCACAATAGCTTACAGAATGGTGgcattctatgtgtattattTTCGCTGTCATGCAATGCTGATGTGGGTCACTCcattcttcctgtttctgctgtCCATCATCTTGCTCATGTTCTCGCTGTACCAGCATCTGGAACAGATGAGGTACCACGGACCCAGGTCTCATGACTACAGCACCCAGGCTCACACTATGGCTCTGATGTCTCTtgccttcttcctcatcttctacACATCGTATGTCCTGCTCCTCACGGTATCTACTACACAAGTCATAAATGTCCACAATTCCTGGCATTGGGCCTGGGAGGTGATAACCTACATGGGCATCTTGCTGCACTCCACCATTCTGATCCTAAGCAACCCCAAGATGAGAAAGGCCCTCAAGATAAAGTTCCCAGACTTTTGTATTGCCAGATCATAA